A region from the Branchiostoma floridae strain S238N-H82 chromosome 9, Bfl_VNyyK, whole genome shotgun sequence genome encodes:
- the LOC118423520 gene encoding tumor necrosis factor alpha-induced protein 3-like, producing the protein MVNMGSLSSANMEKAARIHHRVGLELERRNIKMNMYTSQLPQEEGGRAVHTATAGSLVDTDMTQFLMQAGIINECLTALQTIGDGNCLPHAVSLYMWGVQDKKLSLRRYLDCTMQEDGGALRERWAHQRRARDAVVPGVPIGGVDYAPGQWNGEWTTMVQMASAAPNESEPNQTRYRPLEEFHIFVLANILRRPIVVFADTSVRDDEGNSWAPIPFGGIYLPLLHTPAECVRSPILLGYNNQHFTPLLTTQTPPQNGASPSTQHPPQTISLMRQNGERLPVQYVLPKEEGRDLLAEYFNIIPADDSSDNTLLAALDITPIPDHLNLFKDLVEHETPQQRNASPDLSSFQKPVSVVRPLAKATSKRPVDNTSESMPVPCTEDLDGPQASHSPLEESFLRMKLRQGVQTATVVNSEQLRLAPTDYAAATVPPLPLQENVAILPNEENFGQSQHTIARPSGSSSVQPRASAPPLSSQGNMANPLHGADTGRLQEHVASEESQHCAGMTMQDIHSIPNDRNENSQNDGSVSAASRPSYAAAVKSNPGPLIRPSTPKPKLFSTPPRKPTCKNPECKGSPCPQNGGYCAKCHRKNSAEKRRERRESLTSRQGSTSRAGTTIHIGRAVNQKHKRKAAQPTKPNPRRPQTTSTSSLVQQRSAAQMPNQSYSPETLPSKVARASMQSTPEEPSRLTETHGRNVSSQLQVPDSVQDSNPEGICRTPGCTQLALPSADGFCVNCWSREQDAETVRVQQRQAANSSDGGSSNASKNISKQTETKAASAARGNGKSSKQRCKAPRCKGFVDDRINEALCPTCNSHLDRKNRSSVQSNSANGGVRDSNTPSPSMGTWSLGPPAGQSADRFYTQQPDGRRCLTKGCKRNGTRDNGYYCSVHAPSGNPQQGQQQFGPQSSTNNTSHQSNSYGQPPSSISSSGTMSLNFHGDIHNLHVHHHHYPSPDGSQPSGRSGFDTQSQSPFFSAPGEQQSSNLRARGSHSASRPAGSSGQSAPSGAAAPHGPQ; encoded by the exons ATGGTGAACATGGGGTCTCTTTCATCTGCAAATATGGAAAAGGCAGCGCGAATCCATCATAGGGTAGGACTAGAACTAGAAAGgagaaatatcaaaatgaacATGTACACAAGCCAACTACCGCAAGAGGAGGGTGGCAGAGCAGTCCATACAGCCACAGCAGGCTCTCTTGTTGACACTGACATGACCCAGTTTTTGATGCAGGCTGGCATCATCAACGAATGCCTCACTGCACTGCAAACTATTG GTGATGGGAACTGCCTGCCCCATGCCGTCTCCCTGTACATGTGGGGGGTTCAAGACAAGAAGTTGTCTTTGAGGAGGTACTTGGACTGCACCATGCAGGAGGATGGGGGTGCACTGAGGGAGCGTTGGGCCCATCAGAGGAGAGCCAGAGATGCAGTGGTGCCAGGGGTTCCCATTGGTGGAGTCGACTATGCCCCAGGG CAGTGGAATGGAGAATGGACCACCATGGTTCAGATGGCCTCTGCAGCTCCAAACGAAAGTGAACCCAACCAGACCAGGTACAGGCCGCTTGAAGAGTTCCACATCTTCGTCCTTGCCAACATCTTGCGCCGTCCCATCGTGGTCTTTGCAGACACCTCAGTCCGAGATGATGAAGGCAACTCTTGGGCACCGATCCCATTTGGGGGCATCTACCTTCCTCTTCTCCATACTCCAGCAGAATGTGTCCGCTCCCCGATTCTTCTGGGCTACAACAACCAGCACTTCACTCCTCTGCTGACCACCCAGACACCCCCACAGAATGGTGCATCTCCATCTACCCAGCATCCACCACAGACCATCTCCTTGATGAGGCAGAATGGGGAGAGGCTGCCAGTTCAATACGTTCTCCCTAAAGAGGAGGGTAGAGATTTGCTGGCTGAGTATTTCAACATCATTCCAGCTGATGACAGTAGCGACAACACCCTGCTTGCTGCACTTGACATCACTCCTATTCCAGATCATCTGAACCTCTTTAAGGACTTAGTTGAGCATGAAACTCCCCAGCAAAGGAATGCCTCTCCTGACCTGTCTTCATTTCAGAAGCCAGTCAGTGTTGTACGTCCTCTGGCAAAAGCTACATCTAAAAGGCCTGTTGACAACACATCTGAAAGCATGCCTGTACCATGTACGGAGGATCTGGATGGACCACAAGCCAGTCACAGTCCACTGGAAGAGAGCTTCCTGAGGATGAAGCTTCGTCAAGGGGTGCAAACTGCCACAGTGGTGAACTCGGAACAGTTGAGATTGGCACCAACTGACTATGCAGCAGCAACTGTACCACCATTGCCTTTGCAAGAGAATGTTGCTATCTTACCAAACGAAGAAAACTTTGGACAATCACAACATACCATAGCAAGACCTTCTGGCAGCTCATCGGTCCAACCAAGGGCATCTGCACCACCATTGTCATCACAAGGGAACATGGCCAATCCTTTACATGGAGCAGACACTGGAAGATTACAGGAACATGTAgcaagtgaggaaagtcagcACTGTGCTGGCATGACTATGCAAGACATTCACAGTATCCCAAATGATAGAAATGAGAACTCTCAAAATGACGGATCTGTGAGTGCAGCTTCAAGGCCAAGTTATGCTGCAGCAGTGAAAAGTAATCCTGGACCTCTAATCCGGCCTTCCACACCAAAACCAAAACTTTTCTCTACTCCACCCAGAAAACCAACTTGTAAGAATCCAGAGTGCAAAGGCTCCCCCTGTCCCCAGAATGGAGGGTACTGTGCTAAGTGCCACAGGAAGAACTCAGCAGAGAagaggagagagaggagagagagttTGACATCTCGGCAGGGCAGCACCTCTAGGGCAGGCACAACTATACATATTGGTAGGGCAGTTAACCAGAAGCACAAGAGAAAAGCAGCACAGCCGACAAAACCAAACCCAAGGAGGCCTCAGACCACTTCTACATCATCCTTGGTGCAACAGCGTTCTGCGGCACAAATGCCAAACCAAAGTTACAGTCCTGAAACCCTGCCAAGTAAAGTCGCCAGGGCTTCTATGCAGTCAACTCCAGAGGAACCATCCAGGCTGACAGAAACCCATGGCAGAAACGTGTCTTCCCAACTACAAGTGCCTGATTCTGTTCAAGACTCGAATCCAGAAGGAATATGCAGAACACCGGGTTGTACTCAACTAGCACTACCGAGTGCAGATGGTTTTTGTGTGAACTGTTGGAGCAGAGAGCAGGATGCAGAAACAGTCAGGGTCCAACAGAGGCAAGCAGCCAACAGTAGTGATGGGGGCAGCTCTAATGCATCAAAGAACATTTCCAAGCAAACTGAAACAAAGGCTGCTTCTGCTGCAAGAGGAAATGGAAAATCTTCAAAGCAGAGATGCAAAGCTCCAAGATGTAAAGGGTTTGTTGATGACAGGATAAATGAGGCTCTTTGTCCCACGTGCAACTCACATCTCGACAGGAAGAACAGAAGTTCAGTGCAGAGCAATTCTGCCAATGGGG GTGTGAGAGACTCCAATACCCCCAGCCCCTCCATGGGAACCTGGTCTCTTGGTCCGCCAGCTGGTCAGTCTGCAGACAGATTCTACACACAGCAGCCAGATGGGAGGAGATGTTTAACAAAGGGCTGCAAGAGGAATGGCACAAGAGACAACGGCTACTACTGCAGTGTGCATGCACCAAGTGGGAACCCTCAACAGGGACAGCAACAGTTTGGCCCACAGAGTTCCACAAACAACACATCTCATCAGTCCAACTCGTATGGCCAACCGCCATCCTCTATCTCTTCATCTGGAACTATGTCACTAAATTTCCATGGTGACATTCACAATCTGCATGTCCaccaccaccactacccctCCCCAGATGGTTCCCAGCCCAGTGGAAGGAGTGGGTTCGATACACAGTCTCAGTCTCCATTTTTCAGTGCCCCAGGAGAACAACAGTCGAGTAATCTGAGGGCTCGAGGATCACACTCAGCATCGAGACCAGCCGGTTCTAGCGGGCAGAGTGCACCATCAGGAGCAGCGGCACCACATGGGCCACAGTAG